AATTTTTCCAAATTGCATTAGCGCACCACCAATGACATGTACCATCCAATAAAAAGATCAATCAACAATCCAACTATATAATCGACTGAAACAATTGATACATCGATATATCGATCAATCAATCAGTCAGGAAATCTACAAAATATCTATACACAAATATATCACAGTAAGTTAGTTGTGTCCAATAAATATTTGGATGTTTTACATTATTAAATagtaacaaccccccccccctttccctcgtttgttaaataatttttccccGAGAGGCGACGGTCAAACATGGTTTACCACACGCAAGCATGCAGAGTAAAAACACAGTGCATCAAGGAATGCTTACACCGATTGACTCTATGACTTTGATTACTAatgattttatacaaaaataccCAGTTACAAAATTAtcgagaaaaagaaaatggtaaatattaacaaaaacaattttatatgcattttgAAGTTTCTTTGACTGCACAATGCATTAATAATTTTCCTAAGATTTCTTAAATGAATCTGGTTATACAGATTTGAAAATGGTTTTCATGTAGCCTAATATATGTGTTTAAACAAACTTAATATTGTTAATATCCTAAGAGGTAGTGCTCTATCACCTATAAATACTATGTTTACGTCAGTAGCGTGACGTCACCGTTGTCAAGACGGGATTGGTTGTCCGATCGTGTGCACTTGACCGTGACGAAGTGTGAAAAATTTCTCTCTGTCGATTTTCTTTTTATCCAACTCTTCTCCAAGCTTGACTGGGGGCTCCAGGTAAAACTGACCAATAAGAAAATCAGATAAAAATTACAAACAACTCCCTTTTCAATGGGAATATGAATTATTTGTAATGAAGATAAACTGACCTCCCGTGTCATTTTGAAGGTTCCCCAGTGGATTCCCAGGGCGTGTCTCGCTTTGACATCCTCGTATACCTTCACTGCTTCTTCCGGGTCAACGTGCATAGGCCTCATAAACCATCTGAATCAAAGTGTTAAGAACTACctttaatataattattcattGTGAGGTATGTGATAAAGTGAGACAAAAGCTAAATTTCAACACAACAAACAACACGCACTTAAATGTCATTGTTGATTGCactacatatatacatgtataattaagaggaataattaacatttttattccgaattggttttaaaaagatttcatttaGGGGGCTGATGGGGAACAAATCATCCATCAGATCTGACTTTTAAATTTCAGTTTCATATTTCTTTCAATAAACTATAATTGTTTAGTGAAGAAAAATACCTAGATCTTAAatatttctatatctttataaagAACTCTTTGACTCATTTCAGTATATAAATGGTCACTGCCATCCAAacctctttttttatttaaaaaaaagggagtattaatgattatttattaagaattttaaCCTTGGATAATATGCGCCAATGGGAATTGCTGCAAAGTCGATAGGACCATATTTTCTGCCAATCTGTTTGAACCCACTGCAGTAACCAGTGTCTCCAGCAAAGTAGAAGCTGTGTCGAGGTCCTTTTACAATCCAACTACACCAGAGCGCCTGGGCATATGTAACCAACACAATCATATGACGTGTCATGAAACACGTGTATTGGGTACATGTGTAATAGGcataataaataatgtaaatgctTTACTTGAATACATTCGTTGAACTATAAACTTTCATTTTACATAATCTGGCAAATCCGTAATGCAACGTACATCATTGTATACTTTCTATATATCTTGCCACATGAAATAACGTACCTTCATTGAATCCCACAAGGTTCGTTCACAACGATGTTGGCATGGTACACTAGCGAATTTAAAATCGGGTCTCCCTGGGAATTCTGCCTCCTCCCACCACGACAGCTCCACCACATTTTTACAACCTGCGTTGATCATCCACTCCTTCGTTCCCGAGGCAACGAACCACGTGATCGTGTTGTCATATTTGGAATTGAGGCTCTTAACGCTTCCATGATCTAGGTGATCGTAGTGATTGTGGCTAATGATGATTGCGTCTATGTGGGGCAAGTCTTTAACTTTGCAGGGTGGGGGTCGATATCGTTTGGGTCCCAGAAACTGCACGGGGGAACACCTGTCACTAAATATTGGGTCTGCGAGAATTGTGAGTCCATCCATCTGTACTAGAACGCTGGCGTGGCCTATCCACATGATCTGAATGTCCGATTCTGGTGGGTTTTTCAGTTTCTGGAAATCAGGGGTCTCTACGGGGAGAGTCTTGTCCAATTCCTGTGATGAAACAAATAAAGAAGAAcaggttttttaaataaaataaaattgaacactTTAATTTGTTGCATACTTCATATGATAATTTTCGACacaaaaaacattaataaaattcaaaatgtttaaaagtgacattcttatatttacattttccagtgtctttgcctgtgataacactacaaatcgattttgtactatataacccataatacaaatgacgccaaatggaggcgccagcggggtttgcttatttaaattttaatatttaatcgcaCGATGGCTTaaagttatataaatataagtaataaggaatcattctttgaatattatgaggtgataatttcggtcggggcgtgatcaaatctatcataaagcccttcgggctttactggatttgatcacgccccgaccgaaattatcacctcataatactcaaagaatgattccttatctTATGTAAGATGTCAGTACTAAATTCAGTGTTCTGTTCTTGTAGACTATAGATTTGGAATCATGATTTGCTTCTTTAATTGAACGTACCCTTTGACTCGGAATGTTGCTGTGATCTTCACTTCTCATGAGTTTCAGAAATGTTCCCATCCCTGGGGTGTCTTCCCAGGTGTCAAAGGGGTTCTGGTACCTGCCGTTCTTAAATATGGGGCGGATCAAGTCCTCCTCTGTACTGTCCATTTCTTAAttcataacatcattttaatgcattgtttttgttttgtttttcatacaCTTATATACTCGTATAAACAATAGCACACTGTCGAATTCAGTATCAAACCTTCTAagttaatattatacaaatattgactggggttgatatatatatatatatatatatatatatatatatatatatatatatatatatatatatatatatatatatatattgacttAGAAGGTTTGATTTTGCTGAAGTTGTAATCAATGTATTTATTGGTGTTCTAGCCCACCATAATGTCCTTCCTTATATTGACAGATTACAAGCTAAACGTGTAATGTACATCTATTTATTGTACACAAAACACGGATGTGACAGATAAATACTCTCTGTGAATAAACATTGTAAAAGAAATAGAACaatgtatttgttatttaatatttgatttcattagCTAATACAGCTGGTAGCTTATAATTCACTTAAATTTCAGTTGTTATGTAAAcaggtaaaaatttgttgatttaAGCGATATTAAAACTAATCATTGTGGTTTTGCCCTGTTCTATTGAAAGACATACAAATGGTATAATCAAAAAATCAACTTACCTCAGGATTTTGACAGGCTTTTAGGCTAATAATTAGAGACCTCAGAAGATGATAAATCTATTTTTTCGAGCGATCCGCGTTCTAATTAGCGACCCTCAAAGTTAGTTTGGAAATCCAGGATAATTACGCAATATCATACATCATGCGATGATCTGCGATATCTAACGACAGTTTTCATGGATTTTTCATACCGGGTGCCATTATCTAGAACAACTCGGGTGTATGTAAACGTACAGGTCAACCTGTACGGAAGCACAGGAGGATTATAATTTAACAAAACTAATTTCAATTTATCCAGATGTTGGTTTTCATAGCTCGTAGATGCTTTGTAACTATTTTTTCGTATgctaaaatttattcaaacaaatgCCAATCTCCATTTACCAAAATGTTGTTTCCTTGTAGtattttgaccaaaaaaaaaatacttttaatataatGTTCAAACGTGGATTAAAAAGTGGCAAGGTTTGcgtaatatttttatgatatgaataATGTATAAACATGTGTATTTTAGAACGCTTTAtgaggttgttttttttaatcagccGAGTAAGTgttgttaaatttaattatttttgatattgttACAATGTAGCTGGACCAAATCTCGATAAAGATGTTAAATAACTGACGCATGTGTATCGAGCGCGAtttatcgggggggggggggggggggtctattcCATGTGAATTAGTTTTCTATGATTTATTTCAAGGGTATTagtatataatgtaaaaatctttttctggAGATATGATATCTTTATTGAACATacccttaaatatttttgaaaataaagtttatgGTGTTTATGATTAAGAAGACTTGCAGGACACTGTTCAATTGTAAACGAAGTTTTTACATAAATGATCTATATGAGgtcataattgatttataaTAAACAATGGACATTTTATTGCTACTTAATGAAAACTTCATTCCTCACAGTACAGTAAAATTATTACGTTCAATGACTTTTAAGAAGTGTATACACAAAATAATTCTCTTCTCGTACTGTGTTATCTTGGAGTTAAACGTACATTTACTACAAATCTGATCTTCCTCTCCTCCCTTCCGAGTTTTAaactaattacatgtaactaacTAACTAACTAACTAACTaactaactctctctctctctcaatctttttctctatctatctacctatctctctctctctctctctctctctctctctctctctctctctctctctctctctctctctctctctcgtagcAGAATCAAGGTTGTCAGTTTCCTATGAAGAAGAGTTAGGTGAGTTAAAATTCGATTTCTGCCCTTTTTATTGTGATGTATGactctttgttttcttaaaagaaaagttaaattaaagtgttgtctttttaaaataatttgtaatagcgagcgcagcgaggcagcacgaagcgccgctcgcgtagcgagctccatagataATGTGTGCGAACGGAAGAAATTCGAATTGAAAtatgcacattgttcaaagaaaattgtgtggacccgcgtgaaaaAGTTTTAGTGAACTACACATATGCTtagtaaaaaatcaaagtactgaagtattgacgggagttgattttatcgattgttattttaaaatcaacgatattttattttgcctggcaagtaaattcctataagtatttaaattacgcacatttttataacataaattcTACAGGGATTTCGTGAAAatccaatatcaatcatgttgtttaatattcaaataattattccatcaaactacgtattagtaatcgaaatagttatgaAAGGTTGTATGGATgcaagcaaaattgaactctactctcgttcaaccagactctcagctgtatccgttaatctccgacaagcaagagagactctatgcttgtcggagatttacggaggcagccgagcgtctggttgaacgagactatattgaactctggcgtaggaatacataaaatgtacgatttcaaaaaatatctaaattgttcgtaccatttaaaatctgactatttacaaggtatctataaatgagtttccttgaagaacaatgcttaagaactcattacatcgagTTTATTGATTAGAATAGATGTTGTCAGCGttgttgatttgtgcttaggtccaacactgtttcactttcggtttgcctgagtaactgcataggagagttgattaacatcaactcccaaaaacgctgtacctatctgaacttttgctgacatatgacgtcatttccttccccgaatttgtcAGACAATTTACGGAAACTGTCGAGCGCATAaaaaagttaagtatgacgtcacatcgATCTCGGGCTATAAATTTCCAGCGTATAGAGGTGTATCAGGCATGTGTACTGGATGTAATTTGTAGGAAGTATTCAGTGTCAGTGTTTACGGTGACTCttcggctgattagttttttatttgatattttttttgctcagtaaatacacatgcaagttcaaTGCTTAATttactgtcatattgatccaatcaatGCATACGTTAGATAGGcgacaaaaaatcatttaaaaagaatagtCTAAATAATATTAGATCTTCCTGCAACCACgtcatttttaatgaataaataaaagaaaaatctaaactgttaaaatatatacatgtacatgtatttgttatagttgcatatgtggtcaaacctttaaataatattggatatcacacactaaaaagGGCAATGGCACACATGTCAACAACGCTTATTTAGCGtccaaaataaaaagatttttaaaaaaattgatgtcatagagaaaaataattaaaacaaagattACAACagggaacaaaatgagaaataacacagacacgCAATTTATTGTtcactgattttaatgatcattattaaaaagaaaaggaaatgatgaaacataattttatttacacaaaaaaccctaaacggctttgtgtttatcaaaatatgcatatatattattatgatataaagAAGCCACTTCCATTCTTTGGTATTTCAGACCTTAACTTACAATTCCGTTATTGGCTCATACTCATACACTTAGTCTTACGTTTTTCCATATAACGCTTACAGACGTCAAAAGAAGGtgaaaacaagtattccttttcaAGGAATGCATGATCGGCTCTGTTTACATAATATACGCAACATACGGTAAATTATAGCACCGTTTtattgatttcagaaatggcAAGGCGTGAATGAGCTTTACTTTTAGTAGGCGAATTGTACTTCCGACTTATACTCTTACGCATATGTGAAAAAAAgtgatttgaatcattatgtatgtaactctataaatggttttttttcaggGTAAACGGATAAGATTACCGTTTTAGTAATCTACATctaatttaagatttaaataagGTCGTCATAGCATACAATggagtaaataattaaaatagtgcaaggcgcaatgcgtgcgcaaataattaaatttgccggatgcctcatatggacacaatttagctgcaggtctatagctcccggtctgaaaaaattcactgtagctcccaggtcgaccatccgaattttttcagaccgggagctacagacctgcagctaggacacaactgtgatcggccgaagccgatcacaaaaacgCAGTTCATTTATCTTtagtttcattgaaaaatgtTACCTGTTGCTTTTCGACGCTTGTACGTAATTGTATAAAACGAATACTGGGGCTccgtaagagagagagagagagagagagatggagagagagagagagagttttaagATGCACACATACTTGAATTCAACATTTACtgtcaaattttattatatatctttgcatattaattatcattaattaatgtGCAAATCAAGTTTATCATcaagtttataaaaaagaaacagttTAAATTGCCCACATCCGCCTACATCAATGTAATCGCTGAGTTTTATTTTCCGGTACTCTCACCCCTgcaaatgtgttcggaatgttttcttatCGTTGCTcagtatgtaataaatctagaggtgctcgaatgaaattTCACGAGATTTCatcgagatttgttcagtttctgtgaaatttcgagcggaagtataagtgttcggatagtATTCTCGAAATACGTAAGAACTggtcgattttcatatcatattctactttgatttatgttaaaacatcaacaccttttaagatgtatgtcttatttcaccatctagcggtttgttaaattaaacgatgatattcagaacagagttatcgtttgtgttcaaccacgtgtagagtggttgataatataaacattgggttgcttaataaaatcataaccATGGTTGATGCTTGTTGTacgcaataccatgttttaaaaaaaataatgggcgaatgttttgcataaaaacttagtgtatcaggccattttcaaggaacattctgtataaaatagtacagtctgtttcactattgatgttattactaggtcaggcgcggatcgaaaattaattcttaggaGGGATCTTTACTATGCATGTTAATTGTCACAACAACAGAGAGAAAactttttgtattgtcacatttatttctagaacacattttatccaccaattaatgaaggtaaagtttaaaatcaataaacctctagaatttatatttgact
This genomic window from Crassostrea angulata isolate pt1a10 chromosome 8, ASM2561291v2, whole genome shotgun sequence contains:
- the LOC128159352 gene encoding N-acyl-phosphatidylethanolamine-hydrolyzing phospholipase D-like, whose product is MDSTEEDLIRPIFKNGRYQNPFDTWEDTPGMGTFLKLMRSEDHSNIPSQRELDKTLPVETPDFQKLKNPPESDIQIMWIGHASVLVQMDGLTILADPIFSDRCSPVQFLGPKRYRPPPCKVKDLPHIDAIIISHNHYDHLDHGSVKSLNSKYDNTITWFVASGTKEWMINAGCKNVVELSWWEEAEFPGRPDFKFASVPCQHRCERTLWDSMKALWCSWIVKGPRHSFYFAGDTGYCSGFKQIGRKYGPIDFAAIPIGAYYPRWFMRPMHVDPEEAVKVYEDVKARHALGIHWGTFKMTREFYLEPPVKLGEELDKKKIDREKFFTLRHGQVHTIGQPIPS